From the Candidatus Zixiibacteriota bacterium genome, one window contains:
- the porU gene encoding type IX secretion system sortase PorU codes for MNNYLYKALFISAFWLVCENSSGVIPAITVISSTETGFHCFVSINNDLSDLETVITSDSSRAWVKSILIGIPHGSQVRLLSANGVTSEPLEVSDIRKNVAQTTQASLPLAEISKPFTVRGRELVTVTIAPVNGNAVSTSVELKLSFEPTGISKSLGVAESDTRFEKVFASSVANYEQFVTWPSLSRAVRSSSSVSNGAAESPFLQSDEWFKIILNQSLLAKETDLFKISGAQLSAAGISLTNLSTADIRLFYAGGLPIEIDNSKPRPQLEEIPLIISDGGDGQFGHSDYFLFCGELIDRWVYRAGLSPQYINNIYTNDNIYWLTVTGVFDSTASRMSALDVTPTGTVDTLITSYTRDVRAEQDNILPEEISGHFDDYYEWHWTDQTSLQFFVPTPSPVPGSSVSILLVGKTNNCCGTTSYMDLTLNGLPAQSKLCNRFNCTFTTTALLDGLNQVALSLGKQTSIIAPYFNYMQIAYTSYLVPQNNKLDITLGNYNGRARIEITDNFDEQPIILNIANPRKPVQLSGFDRSSGKVTFETQLSLLTANRFLTAAASQAVAPVSITKTVVNDIRPQQPQADLIIVTARSLATQLNEYVDYRQGQGYGIHIVTVEDIIDNFGYGLYDPTAIRDYLKYAYENFPTPAPYAALFAGDANYDFLNRLGTNQRNYVPVYIQGGDASYSDDNYVYFGSEGILVGDTANWTPDQGFDMMAARWPVKTGSEINAIVDKIKAYESTNNFGTWRNDIVLVADDEYTRTTSNETFHTTQTETLEKTIIPRRFNREKLYLWEYSFVNREKPAVNDAIVKAFNDGALVINYVGHGNPEIWAHEGVFKRSSDLPRLANSDKLALVFAASCAIGFFDDPKRQGMGEDLLSMTNGGAIAVVAASRLVYSFDNSEYNKKVYEVMLNSDSLSICEAVYTAKLLRQYRNGRFQKVLNDQQYVYFGDPFVKLGMPQMSVALDVSPDSLTALGRTKVSGRVVDDLGNTIVEDGTLSISVLDSDRQKVHRLISGGVVTQIIPYKVTGPTLFKGTATVTNGAFDFEFVTPVDVGYGGNEARLLLYAKLGSVDAAGLVDSITINDSVANVADSAGPQITYSVIGRENFVSGDKLSKGEKLKISLADSSGINLSGALGHGITIEIDGDAANLITLTEQFTYEPDNFTTGTVVYSLDSLSSGHHSLKIKAWDNANNSAATRLEFSIVADGTVAINDLLNYPNPMVDLTTFYFELTQAVERFNLDIFTLSGRKIKSYSQYGLGADNYPNGSFGLTWDGRDTDGDRVATGVYIYKATAVPEAGGEPLESFGKIVVINQ; via the coding sequence GCGCGGACGTGAGTTGGTCACAGTCACTATTGCGCCAGTTAACGGCAATGCAGTCTCGACCTCAGTTGAATTGAAACTTTCATTCGAGCCTACCGGGATATCAAAGAGCCTCGGAGTTGCCGAAAGCGATACGCGTTTTGAGAAGGTATTTGCCTCAAGCGTCGCCAACTATGAACAATTTGTAACCTGGCCTTCCTTATCGAGAGCTGTCCGATCCTCATCCTCTGTCTCAAACGGAGCCGCCGAGAGTCCGTTTTTGCAGTCGGACGAATGGTTTAAGATAATTCTCAATCAAAGTCTGCTGGCAAAAGAGACCGACCTATTTAAGATCAGCGGAGCCCAGCTTTCAGCCGCCGGTATATCATTGACAAATCTTTCAACTGCCGATATCCGACTGTTCTATGCTGGTGGGTTGCCGATAGAAATTGATAACAGCAAACCACGCCCGCAGCTTGAAGAAATCCCGCTCATTATCAGCGATGGCGGCGATGGGCAGTTTGGCCATTCCGATTATTTTCTCTTTTGCGGAGAACTTATCGACCGATGGGTATACCGCGCCGGGCTCAGTCCACAGTACATAAATAACATTTACACTAATGACAACATCTACTGGCTGACAGTTACTGGTGTGTTTGATTCGACCGCGAGCCGGATGTCTGCTCTTGATGTCACGCCCACTGGGACAGTTGATACACTCATTACATCCTATACACGAGACGTACGAGCCGAGCAGGACAACATCCTCCCAGAAGAAATAAGCGGTCATTTCGATGACTATTACGAGTGGCATTGGACCGACCAGACATCGCTTCAGTTTTTCGTACCGACTCCCTCTCCGGTGCCAGGGTCATCTGTATCGATCCTACTTGTGGGGAAAACCAATAACTGTTGCGGGACCACTTCATATATGGATTTGACATTGAACGGACTTCCGGCACAAAGTAAACTCTGCAACCGTTTCAATTGCACCTTTACAACCACTGCTCTGCTGGATGGCCTAAACCAAGTCGCTCTCTCGTTGGGCAAGCAGACAAGTATCATCGCGCCGTATTTTAATTATATGCAGATTGCTTACACGAGTTATCTGGTTCCTCAGAACAATAAGCTCGATATAACACTTGGCAATTATAACGGCCGAGCGAGAATCGAGATTACTGATAATTTCGATGAACAACCGATTATTTTGAACATTGCAAATCCAAGAAAGCCGGTTCAATTGAGCGGCTTTGATCGTTCAAGCGGCAAAGTCACTTTTGAAACCCAACTGAGTTTGCTCACAGCAAACAGATTTCTGACTGCGGCGGCATCTCAGGCCGTGGCCCCGGTATCGATTACTAAAACAGTAGTCAATGATATCCGACCACAGCAGCCGCAGGCTGATCTAATAATTGTAACGGCCCGCTCATTGGCCACGCAGTTAAATGAATACGTCGACTATAGACAGGGGCAAGGATATGGAATCCATATTGTAACAGTCGAAGATATCATTGATAATTTCGGCTATGGTCTTTACGATCCGACCGCGATCCGTGACTATCTTAAATATGCCTACGAGAATTTCCCGACCCCGGCTCCCTATGCCGCTCTGTTTGCCGGCGATGCGAACTACGACTTCCTGAACCGATTGGGCACAAATCAGCGCAATTATGTGCCGGTTTATATTCAGGGCGGGGACGCCTCGTACAGCGATGATAACTATGTCTATTTCGGCTCTGAAGGCATATTGGTCGGCGATACGGCAAACTGGACTCCCGATCAGGGATTTGATATGATGGCCGCCCGGTGGCCGGTCAAGACTGGCTCGGAAATAAATGCCATCGTTGATAAAATTAAGGCATACGAATCGACGAACAACTTCGGCACATGGCGCAATGACATAGTTCTTGTAGCCGACGACGAGTACACCCGGACGACCAGTAACGAGACTTTCCATACTACCCAGACAGAAACTTTGGAAAAGACGATTATCCCGCGCCGCTTCAATCGCGAGAAACTTTACTTGTGGGAATATTCGTTCGTGAACCGTGAGAAACCAGCTGTCAATGATGCGATTGTAAAGGCCTTCAATGACGGCGCGCTTGTTATCAACTACGTCGGACACGGCAATCCCGAAATCTGGGCTCACGAGGGAGTATTCAAGCGAAGCTCCGATTTGCCTCGGCTTGCCAACAGCGACAAGCTTGCGCTCGTATTTGCCGCATCTTGCGCTATAGGATTCTTTGATGACCCGAAGCGCCAAGGTATGGGCGAAGATCTTCTCTCGATGACTAACGGCGGAGCAATCGCGGTGGTAGCAGCCTCGCGCCTCGTCTATTCGTTTGATAATTCTGAGTACAACAAAAAAGTATACGAAGTCATGCTCAACTCCGACTCGTTGAGTATTTGCGAAGCGGTCTACACCGCAAAGTTACTGCGTCAGTATCGCAATGGCAGATTTCAAAAAGTTCTGAACGACCAGCAATATGTCTATTTCGGCGATCCCTTTGTGAAACTTGGAATGCCCCAGATGTCAGTGGCGCTCGATGTGTCGCCTGATTCATTGACCGCGCTGGGACGCACAAAAGTCAGCGGGAGAGTTGTCGACGATTTGGGGAATACGATTGTTGAAGACGGCACATTATCGATCTCGGTACTGGATAGCGACAGACAGAAAGTTCATCGTTTGATTTCGGGAGGGGTGGTAACTCAGATTATCCCATACAAGGTAACCGGGCCGACTTTATTTAAGGGGACAGCAACAGTGACAAACGGGGCATTCGACTTTGAGTTTGTCACCCCGGTCGATGTTGGCTACGGAGGAAACGAAGCAAGGCTGCTCTTATATGCAAAACTTGGCTCAGTCGATGCCGCGGGACTTGTTGACAGTATTACAATAAATGACTCAGTGGCCAATGTGGCCGATTCTGCCGGTCCCCAGATAACCTATTCTGTTATTGGCCGTGAGAATTTTGTGAGCGGCGATAAGTTGTCAAAAGGAGAGAAATTGAAAATAAGTCTGGCTGACTCCTCGGGTATTAATCTTTCAGGGGCGCTTGGTCATGGTATCACAATTGAAATAGACGGCGACGCCGCAAATCTTATAACCCTGACCGAACAATTCACGTATGAACCTGATAATTTTACTACCGGAACCGTAGTATATAGTCTTGATTCGCTCTCTTCGGGTCATCACAGTCTTAAGATTAAGGCTTGGGATAATGCGAACAATTCAGCCGCGACACGGTTAGAATTCAGTATTGTGGCGGATGGGACGGTAGCAATCAATGACCTTCTCAATTATCCAAACCCGATGGTTGACCTGACTACCTTTTACTTTGAACTCACGCAGGCCGTGGAACGGTTCAACCTCGACATCTTCACACTTTCAGGGAGAAAAATAAAAAGTTACAGCCAATATGGGCTTGGCGCCGATAACTATCCGAATGGATCATTTGGGTTAACTTGGGATGGCCGGGACACTGATGGAGACAGAGTAGCAACCGGAGTTTATATATATAAGGCAACAGCGGTGCCTGAAGCGGGCGGAGAGCCTCTCGAATCATTTGGGAAAATAGTAGTTATTAATCAATAG
- a CDS encoding PorV/PorQ family protein produces MNVKRLALALTAVCIALFPSVETTAQVSQSAVLFLRIAPGARAAGMGDAFVAVADDATATHWNPAGLGAYPLSSNWVETNIPAQFRPLRGIAAIKKGRGKDYKDYELWAISARGLIRFSDDSWQSGEAFLTQSDQTIAKKVSSYLNISDESQLDATIRKVAASNNRDSYESLVSLRDSVAAYIPEGYKRSAELQSDLDSLVSAYMLLRVDWDQVDEIRHLYAEGIKDSKFSDAEADRISFAVERSRSRYIPEEITIPYDALSGGELTSISTTGDVILVGTSEGLIEYNGRNWKRLTTRNGLPSNNVLTLAAVGSQIMIGTDAGAIVYNGLALDSLESVDMLPQGPVSAVGGTSPTNLFAVVGGDLYRYDGKTWSNTMSYTAVIDDTPEKIAAKFSIYGSEADKQKYLEKFNRQVSTLPGIVPSSGMVPSPDDSVTALVSTTLEAGKILSIPYLAEIKGEVYSIHSDARGNIWLGTEYGLLRMTGDGWTMPGYRDKVVEAGETLDDVVNLRLNQTESEREKYTQSLQVINDLSDGQLTEGTTIQRYGNATGSAVKEIRAGNQQIFIATAEGLIVFKEDRLQRADFAGLERGVITGMSTVNDEAWFATNDKVAVKARGRTDISGMHVKWLPELADDLYYEFLSVASGKEGIGTFGGNLTFISYGTIQRTGEGGSDVVGSFDSYDIAFTGSFGTSLTAKLKGGVSAKVIYSQLSTQGAGSEQGGGTATGVAIDLGLLYHASPRLNLGMAITNLGPDMAYIDAAQSDPLPRNLAVGFAYKLIKNESSQLLLVGEVNKLLVGLNDRFDREISKQIILNGGAEFMYANLLAIRGGYIYDNEGKVKTFTFGLGLSAFDVLRFDFSYVPSGESVALANTLRVSLSVTP; encoded by the coding sequence ATGAATGTAAAACGATTAGCTTTGGCTCTTACGGCCGTATGCATTGCGCTGTTTCCGTCTGTGGAGACAACAGCTCAGGTATCGCAGTCGGCCGTGCTTTTTCTTCGAATAGCCCCAGGAGCGCGAGCGGCAGGTATGGGCGATGCCTTTGTTGCTGTCGCCGACGATGCAACTGCGACGCACTGGAATCCTGCTGGTCTCGGAGCCTACCCGCTCTCCAGTAATTGGGTTGAGACGAATATCCCGGCGCAATTTAGGCCTCTGCGCGGTATTGCCGCCATCAAAAAAGGGAGAGGCAAGGATTATAAAGACTATGAGCTGTGGGCGATTTCCGCACGCGGTTTGATTCGCTTTAGCGATGACAGCTGGCAGAGCGGCGAGGCTTTCCTAACCCAGTCTGACCAGACTATTGCCAAGAAAGTTTCGTCTTACCTAAACATCTCCGATGAGTCGCAGTTGGATGCCACAATTAGGAAGGTCGCCGCCTCAAATAATCGAGACAGTTACGAATCCCTGGTCTCTCTCCGCGATTCAGTTGCCGCCTATATTCCCGAAGGCTACAAGCGCTCAGCGGAACTCCAGTCCGATCTCGACTCCCTTGTCTCCGCTTATATGTTACTTCGAGTCGACTGGGATCAGGTCGACGAAATAAGACATCTATATGCTGAAGGCATCAAAGACAGCAAGTTCAGCGACGCCGAGGCTGATAGAATCAGCTTCGCGGTCGAACGTTCCAGATCACGGTATATCCCCGAGGAAATTACGATTCCGTACGATGCCCTTTCAGGCGGCGAACTGACTTCGATTTCCACAACCGGCGATGTCATACTCGTTGGTACGAGCGAAGGCCTGATTGAGTACAATGGCCGGAACTGGAAACGATTAACCACACGGAATGGCCTGCCGTCAAACAATGTCCTCACGCTTGCCGCCGTTGGTTCACAGATCATGATAGGAACCGATGCCGGCGCCATTGTCTACAATGGTCTCGCGCTTGATTCCTTGGAAAGTGTCGATATGCTCCCGCAGGGGCCAGTTAGTGCCGTCGGTGGTACCTCGCCGACCAATCTTTTTGCGGTGGTTGGCGGTGACCTCTATCGATATGACGGGAAGACATGGAGCAATACCATGTCCTACACAGCTGTAATTGACGACACTCCTGAGAAAATTGCGGCCAAATTCAGTATTTATGGCTCCGAGGCAGACAAGCAAAAGTATCTTGAGAAATTCAATCGTCAGGTCTCCACCCTGCCCGGTATTGTGCCTTCGTCAGGCATGGTTCCGTCGCCAGACGACAGCGTGACTGCTCTGGTCTCAACGACTCTTGAAGCCGGAAAGATTCTCTCTATCCCGTACCTCGCCGAGATTAAGGGAGAAGTGTATTCGATCCATTCGGATGCAAGAGGCAATATATGGCTTGGAACTGAATACGGACTGCTTCGCATGACTGGCGATGGATGGACGATGCCCGGTTATAGAGACAAAGTGGTGGAGGCAGGAGAGACCCTCGACGATGTCGTCAATTTGCGCCTCAATCAAACTGAAAGTGAAAGAGAGAAGTACACTCAGTCCCTGCAGGTTATCAATGACCTCTCTGATGGGCAGTTGACTGAAGGCACAACGATACAGAGATATGGCAATGCCACTGGCAGCGCAGTAAAAGAAATTCGTGCCGGCAATCAACAGATATTTATCGCCACCGCGGAAGGGCTGATTGTATTCAAGGAAGACCGACTTCAGCGTGCTGACTTTGCGGGTCTGGAGCGAGGTGTAATTACTGGTATGAGCACAGTCAACGATGAGGCTTGGTTTGCAACCAATGACAAGGTCGCTGTCAAAGCTCGCGGTCGAACAGACATTTCGGGTATGCACGTCAAATGGCTACCGGAGCTTGCGGATGATCTCTACTACGAATTTCTTTCTGTTGCTTCTGGGAAAGAAGGAATCGGCACTTTTGGCGGCAACCTGACTTTCATCTCGTACGGAACAATTCAGCGAACCGGAGAGGGCGGGAGTGATGTCGTGGGAAGTTTTGATTCCTATGACATTGCATTCACAGGCTCCTTTGGTACTTCGCTAACTGCCAAACTCAAAGGCGGCGTCTCTGCGAAAGTAATCTATTCGCAACTCTCAACTCAGGGAGCTGGTTCCGAACAAGGCGGAGGTACTGCAACCGGCGTTGCGATTGATCTCGGACTCTTATACCATGCTTCACCGCGTCTGAATCTCGGCATGGCGATAACAAACCTCGGGCCGGATATGGCCTATATCGACGCCGCACAATCCGACCCGCTTCCCCGCAATCTTGCTGTCGGCTTTGCTTATAAGCTCATCAAGAATGAGAGCAGCCAATTACTGCTTGTTGGAGAAGTAAACAAACTTCTTGTCGGTCTAAATGATCGATTCGATCGTGAAATATCCAAGCAGATAATACTAAATGGCGGTGCGGAATTTATGTACGCAAATCTTCTTGCCATACGCGGTGGTTATATCTATGATAACGAAGGAAAGGTTAAGACCTTCACCTTTGGTCTCGGATTGAGCGCGTTTGACGTATTGAGATTTGATTTCTCCTACGTTCCAAGCGGCGAGTCTGTCGCATTGGCAAATACATTGCGCGTATCCCTTTCCGTCACGCCGTAA
- a CDS encoding FG-GAP-like repeat-containing protein, whose amino-acid sequence MLLILLAASFTVAASDRLLVGEKQRDSSQTNGENIVRHKCLTPQLQQSPNDGQSRVHPWSLPASTSRSAPDTVHCLVLRYNFQFEAVDNPNTTGRGRMNLAQIIDTAAYLSFDSVGHLIDPPPHNTTYYAAQMRALKSYWEKVSRGNVIITWEIFPPEPDSVYELPRPMSFYGRCNFGEVVEGLEQYFVDCIHAADSAHIKRPGHPNINFSRYDAFFLFHAGSDRQNDIGFPETCNDLFTGFIRFGGAVPVDNGTFGVSTALMMPETASQDNRATALNAVLAHEFGHQLGLPDLYSTSGFLSQLGDFELMDNNGFGTGIDFGFPVGNVFGAIPIYPSAWCRAYLGFEEVVDFRKGDDIRLVAAEVVSSGISIARVPISETEYYLIENRIEDIDGEPTAVLADSITNVIQEPVNFNREPTGEYDFLIPGSGVLIFYVDESVAALDYDGDGLDNFQDNQLQIYIPSVGKKFITLVEADGLVNFGGYYRSGFGSENDMFREDRNNSFTPNTNPPSITNTGGNSRIYVTDIRRDSTAGPKIDPIDSVILFDVEIDKLADGFPVRVGWPAFGLSPIYGDLNGDGENEIIAASNNLLSVFTTAGRSFLNAVDSCLTCPPYFDSVESIVFGWNNNNQPDLKPVPLFYRALNTITTNPVIGKLSPGDSTTLSIGFPVDSSSGRVVLLTASDVNDDGRADLTSSFTTIGWPIAQSFGDILWTLTDSGTIYRNEAAVVSLPNSEYYGISRIGERLVLLAGDSAATRFYVIGASVDSFTVGGRYNFGPITVDVNRDGQPEIVAFGNNGEGIYLTVDTSNSNPSFTTLATNRLTKADYSVNPAAGDVDNDGYPDIIIAGRNKIYAFNQELILKSDFPKTIDDRYPDSLAISSPTVADIERGGSPEIIISNESGNVYSYGSERTIGFPLANGDLNDTTGNGSMLIISDSLGGKLGFLGGDGWFYAWNVDSDSTSNYWPMNGHDPAGRFTFDQTTLGSPAVFTVRFPKERFYNYENPVRDGMTIIRYFLGEPANAVSLKIFDLSGFKVAEMSGSTVGGMDHEVPWNCGDITPGIYRCVIEVEFSGDSQSAHTDIAIIR is encoded by the coding sequence ATGCTCTTGATACTGCTCGCGGCCTCCTTTACGGTGGCCGCGAGCGATCGTTTGCTGGTCGGGGAGAAGCAACGAGATAGTTCACAAACGAATGGCGAAAATATTGTTCGTCATAAATGTCTGACCCCTCAGCTTCAGCAAAGCCCGAATGATGGCCAATCGAGGGTTCATCCATGGTCTCTGCCAGCATCAACTTCGCGCTCTGCCCCTGATACCGTGCATTGCCTCGTACTTCGATATAACTTTCAATTTGAGGCAGTTGACAATCCGAACACAACCGGCCGCGGAAGGATGAATCTTGCCCAAATTATTGACACCGCCGCCTATCTCTCGTTTGACTCGGTCGGGCACCTTATTGATCCACCGCCACACAATACGACATACTATGCTGCCCAAATGCGGGCGCTCAAAAGCTATTGGGAAAAAGTTTCGCGCGGGAATGTTATTATTACGTGGGAGATTTTCCCGCCCGAGCCCGACAGCGTTTATGAACTTCCCCGTCCAATGAGTTTTTATGGCCGGTGCAATTTTGGCGAAGTTGTCGAAGGCTTGGAACAATATTTTGTGGATTGTATCCATGCCGCAGATTCGGCTCATATCAAACGCCCGGGACATCCCAATATAAACTTTTCTCGCTACGATGCCTTTTTCCTGTTCCATGCTGGCTCTGATCGGCAAAATGATATTGGCTTTCCGGAGACGTGTAATGACCTGTTCACCGGGTTCATCCGGTTTGGCGGCGCCGTGCCGGTCGATAATGGAACATTTGGTGTGAGCACTGCGCTTATGATGCCCGAAACGGCCAGCCAGGATAATCGGGCAACTGCGCTCAATGCCGTGTTAGCTCATGAATTTGGTCATCAACTTGGATTGCCCGATCTGTATAGCACGAGTGGCTTTTTGTCACAACTTGGCGATTTTGAGTTAATGGATAATAATGGATTTGGCACCGGAATAGATTTTGGTTTCCCCGTCGGGAATGTGTTTGGTGCAATCCCAATTTATCCTTCGGCCTGGTGCCGCGCGTATCTTGGTTTTGAAGAGGTCGTGGATTTTCGGAAAGGGGATGATATTCGACTTGTGGCAGCCGAAGTTGTTTCTTCGGGTATCAGCATTGCCCGGGTGCCAATTTCGGAGACAGAATATTATCTCATAGAAAACCGTATAGAAGATATTGACGGGGAACCGACAGCGGTTCTTGCCGATTCTATCACAAATGTAATCCAAGAACCGGTCAATTTTAACAGAGAGCCAACGGGAGAATATGATTTCCTTATCCCCGGATCAGGTGTCCTGATATTCTATGTCGATGAGTCGGTTGCCGCGCTCGATTATGACGGTGATGGTCTGGATAATTTCCAAGACAATCAATTGCAAATCTATATTCCCAGCGTCGGCAAGAAATTTATCACACTCGTCGAGGCCGATGGCTTGGTTAATTTCGGAGGATACTACCGCTCAGGGTTCGGGAGTGAAAATGACATGTTTAGGGAAGACAGAAATAACTCATTTACACCAAATACAAACCCGCCCTCGATAACCAATACTGGCGGCAACAGCAGAATATATGTAACCGACATACGGCGCGATTCAACTGCCGGCCCTAAAATTGATCCCATTGACAGCGTTATTCTCTTTGACGTTGAGATTGATAAGTTGGCTGATGGCTTTCCAGTGCGTGTTGGCTGGCCGGCTTTTGGTCTCTCGCCTATCTATGGAGATTTGAATGGTGACGGCGAAAATGAAATCATCGCAGCCTCAAACAATCTTCTTTCAGTCTTCACAACCGCCGGGCGTTCATTCCTCAATGCCGTCGATTCCTGTCTGACCTGTCCGCCCTATTTTGATTCAGTCGAATCCATAGTCTTCGGATGGAATAATAACAACCAGCCTGATTTGAAACCTGTCCCGCTTTTCTACCGAGCGCTAAATACTATTACAACTAATCCTGTGATTGGGAAACTTAGTCCGGGCGATTCGACCACCTTATCAATCGGCTTTCCCGTGGATAGTTCGTCGGGACGGGTTGTGTTGCTCACCGCATCTGATGTCAACGATGACGGCCGTGCCGATTTGACCTCCTCTTTCACGACGATCGGCTGGCCAATAGCACAGTCGTTCGGTGACATCCTTTGGACCTTAACCGACAGCGGCACAATTTACAGAAATGAAGCAGCGGTTGTGAGCTTGCCGAATAGCGAATATTATGGGATTTCAAGAATTGGCGAACGATTGGTGCTGCTCGCCGGAGACAGCGCCGCTACGAGATTTTATGTCATTGGAGCAAGTGTTGACAGCTTTACTGTCGGAGGCAGATATAATTTTGGACCGATCACTGTCGATGTCAATCGTGATGGTCAGCCTGAGATTGTGGCGTTTGGAAATAATGGCGAAGGAATCTATTTAACCGTCGATACCTCAAATTCAAACCCGTCATTCACGACACTTGCTACAAACCGCCTGACCAAGGCCGACTATTCGGTCAATCCAGCAGCCGGTGATGTTGATAACGATGGCTATCCTGATATAATAATTGCAGGAAGAAATAAGATATATGCTTTCAATCAGGAATTGATTCTCAAATCTGACTTTCCCAAAACAATTGACGATCGCTATCCGGACAGCCTTGCGATTTCCTCTCCAACGGTGGCAGACATAGAACGCGGTGGATCGCCTGAGATTATCATTTCTAACGAGTCTGGTAACGTCTACTCGTATGGGTCAGAGCGCACGATCGGTTTCCCACTCGCCAACGGCGATCTCAATGACACTACCGGAAACGGGTCTATGCTCATTATTTCAGACTCCCTGGGAGGCAAGCTTGGATTCCTCGGCGGCGATGGGTGGTTTTATGCATGGAATGTAGATTCTGATTCAACAAGCAACTATTGGCCAATGAACGGCCATGATCCTGCTGGGCGGTTCACCTTTGACCAAACGACTCTGGGATCGCCAGCAGTGTTTACTGTTCGATTTCCTAAAGAGCGTTTTTATAACTACGAGAATCCAGTGCGGGACGGCATGACAATAATACGCTACTTTCTGGGTGAACCGGCAAATGCAGTGTCACTCAAAATATTTGATCTTTCCGGATTCAAGGTCGCTGAGATGAGTGGGAGCACCGTAGGCGGGATGGATCATGAGGTCCCATGGAATTGCGGCGATATTACCCCGGGAATCTACCGCTGTGTAATAGAAGTAGAATTTAGCGGCGACAGTCAGAGCGCTCACACCGATATTGCAATCATACGCTGA
- a CDS encoding NHL repeat-containing protein: MVLGKNLKEPTGLAVDRQGTLYVTDNGNDRLITFNSELVPVREVGGQGSQAGELRRPGFVTVDNNLNVFVADEGNRRLSRFDARLNFVDDFSLSNSSDPLSVGEPSGIAITEYGKVWIADRRNNRIALFNSGGAFDRFIGEFGYSGGQLNAPEKLLRDAQDNMIVSDAGNHRLVVYDGYGNFERDIVEHGDDILFQRPVAATFDKSGLLWVVDAQKATIMVLSNKGVKIFEAGPLFTGITSPVRNPSDIVFLSADQLALSDRGNNRVLIMRLIRSPQGE, encoded by the coding sequence ATGGTGCTTGGGAAAAATCTTAAAGAACCAACCGGTTTGGCGGTCGATCGTCAGGGGACATTATATGTGACAGACAATGGCAATGATCGGCTTATCACATTTAACAGCGAACTGGTTCCCGTGCGCGAAGTCGGCGGACAAGGCAGTCAGGCTGGCGAGTTGAGAAGACCGGGGTTTGTGACTGTCGATAATAATCTGAATGTATTTGTCGCAGATGAAGGAAACCGGCGGCTCAGCAGGTTTGATGCGCGTTTAAACTTTGTCGATGACTTCAGCCTTTCCAACTCGAGTGATCCGCTTTCCGTTGGAGAACCTTCAGGAATTGCCATTACGGAATACGGGAAAGTCTGGATCGCCGACAGAAGAAACAACCGTATCGCGCTCTTTAATTCCGGGGGCGCATTCGATCGGTTTATCGGAGAGTTTGGCTACTCAGGCGGACAACTAAATGCGCCGGAAAAACTGCTTAGAGACGCCCAAGACAATATGATTGTCAGCGATGCCGGAAATCACCGACTTGTCGTGTATGACGGATACGGTAACTTTGAGAGAGATATCGTCGAACACGGAGATGACATTCTATTCCAGCGACCTGTAGCCGCGACTTTTGATAAATCAGGTCTACTGTGGGTCGTTGATGCACAGAAGGCAACCATCATGGTTTTAAGTAACAAAGGCGTGAAAATTTTTGAAGCAGGGCCGCTATTTACTGGCATTACTTCGCCGGTCAGAAATCCATCAGATATTGTGTTTCTTTCAGCCGACCAGCTTGCCCTGAGCGACCGTGGAAATAACCGAGTCCTGATAATGCGCTTGATACGATCCCCCCAAGGAGAATAA